In Nematostella vectensis chromosome 2, jaNemVect1.1, whole genome shotgun sequence, one genomic interval encodes:
- the LOC5521134 gene encoding matrilin-4 has product MDFSVSRDVRLLVLILVIIVAHKARGQRELLCSKATDLAIILDSSLDIGNEWQNMLAFSNAMVDAFNIGANKTRVGIITFSQNPELYLGFNDLQGENVTEEAIKGRIATIKHQRNPGRFIDRALRFADKELFVARKGMRVDPDILRVLVVVVGGRQTRNGFPVNLRQVARPLRLKRVDMFAVGVPQLAEIDDEDLIQMASKPENVMTAKTFAESVSLVEEIAKLACGIKILEVCYRVTGCIPCMGITASENPITQCPVT; this is encoded by the exons ATGGATTTTTCGGTATCAAGGGACGTGCGTCTATTGGTTTTGATTTTGGTCATTATCGTTGCACACAAAGCAAGAGGGCAAAGAG AGCTTCTGTGCTCGAAGGCGACTGACTTGGCTATCATCCTCGACTCCTCTCTTGATATCGGCAACGAATGGCAGAATATGCTCGCATTCAGTAACGCCATGGTGGACGCGTTTAATATCGGAGCTAACAAGACCCGCGTGGGGATTATCACATTCAGCCAGAACCCAGAACTCTACCTTGGCTTCAATGACTTACAGGGCGAGAATGTGACGGAAGAGGCGATCAAGGGGAGGATCGCGACCATCAAACACCAGAGGAACCCGGGCCGGTTTATCGACCGCGCACTAAGGTTCGCAGACAAGGAGTTGTTCGTGGCTCGTAAGGGCATGAGGGTAGATCCAGATATTTTAAGG GTACTGGTAGTGGTGGTTGGGGGCAGACAGACCAGGAATGGATTTCCAGTGAATCTGCGGCAGGTAGCTCGACCTCTTCGCCTCAAACGTGTGGACATGTTTGCTGTTGGCGTTCCTCAACTTGCTGAGATTGACGACGAGGACCTCATACAAATGGCCAGCAAACCAGAGAATGTCATGACCGCGAAGACATTCGCAGAGTCCGTGAGCCTTGTAGAGGAGATCGCAAAGCTTGCTTGCG GAATCAAGATTTTAGAGGTATGTTACCGTGTCACAGGGTGTATACCATGTATGGGTATAACAGCCTCAGAAAACCCTATCACACAATGCCCTGTCACGTAG